From Candidatus Aminicenantes bacterium, the proteins below share one genomic window:
- a CDS encoding type II toxin-antitoxin system PemK/MazF family toxin, producing the protein MKRGEVWWVNLDPSIGTEIKKTRPAVIISNDSANKFLNRVQIIPLTSNVENCYPSEAIIKLNGKDSKAMADQITTADKKRLQDKIGLLSSKDMMAIEKAVKIHLGLPL; encoded by the coding sequence ATGAAACGCGGTGAAGTATGGTGGGTAAATCTTGATCCCTCGATCGGAACAGAGATCAAAAAAACTCGCCCTGCTGTTATCATCAGCAATGATTCCGCCAACAAGTTCTTGAACCGGGTGCAAATAATTCCCCTAACCAGCAATGTCGAAAATTGCTATCCAAGCGAAGCCATAATCAAGCTGAATGGGAAAGATAGTAAAGCCATGGCCGATCAAATCACGACAGCCGACAAGAAACGATTGCAAGATAAAATAGGATTGCTATCGTCTAAGGACATGATGGCAATCGAAAAAGCGGTTAAAATTCACCTAGGCTTGCCCTTGTAG
- a CDS encoding IS256 family transposase — MEEGKPQIIQINEGEVQAHVDRLVKQTVEEMLNGMLDAEADKLCQARRYERNPERQDTRAGHYKRKLHVTAGEVELQVPKLRHLTFESAIIERYRRRESSVEEALIEMYLAGVSVRRVEDITEALWGTRVSPGTVSNLNKKTYERINEWRNRPIEGKHCYVYLDGIWLKRSWCGEKESWLSFLRHMKTRGLNGIDLVVSDKCLGLVEALGEVYPEARWQRCVVHFYRNVFTVIPRGKIMVVAAMLKAIHAQEDRKAAEDKIKAVATKLEKMKLAKAAKMVREGAHETLSYYHFPQAHWRHLRTNNPLERIMREIRRRTRVVGSFPDGESALMLVAARLRHVAGTRWGTRMYMSMQRFNEVIEEEVLTTA, encoded by the coding sequence ATGGAAGAGGGCAAGCCCCAGATCATCCAGATCAACGAGGGAGAGGTGCAGGCCCATGTGGATCGATTGGTGAAGCAGACGGTCGAGGAGATGCTCAACGGCATGCTGGATGCGGAAGCCGACAAGTTGTGCCAGGCCAGACGCTACGAACGAAACCCCGAGCGGCAGGACACGCGCGCTGGGCATTACAAGCGCAAACTGCACGTCACGGCCGGAGAAGTCGAGCTGCAGGTACCCAAGTTGAGGCACCTTACATTTGAGAGTGCCATCATTGAGCGCTATCGGCGCCGCGAGAGCTCGGTGGAAGAAGCGTTGATCGAGATGTACCTGGCCGGGGTCAGCGTGCGGCGGGTGGAGGATATAACCGAAGCCCTGTGGGGAACACGGGTCAGCCCCGGCACGGTCAGCAACCTCAACAAGAAGACCTATGAGCGGATCAACGAGTGGCGCAACCGTCCCATCGAAGGCAAGCATTGTTATGTGTACTTGGACGGCATCTGGCTGAAGCGGAGCTGGTGCGGGGAAAAGGAGAGCTGGCTATCGTTTTTGCGCCACATGAAGACGCGGGGACTGAACGGCATTGACCTGGTGGTCTCGGACAAGTGCCTGGGGCTTGTCGAAGCATTGGGCGAAGTCTATCCCGAAGCCCGGTGGCAGCGCTGTGTGGTTCACTTTTACCGCAACGTGTTTACGGTGATCCCTCGTGGCAAGATTATGGTGGTAGCCGCCATGCTGAAGGCAATCCATGCCCAGGAGGATCGGAAAGCGGCCGAGGACAAGATCAAGGCGGTGGCAACCAAGCTAGAGAAGATGAAGCTGGCCAAGGCAGCCAAGATGGTCCGGGAAGGAGCCCATGAGACCTTGAGTTATTATCACTTCCCACAGGCGCACTGGCGGCACCTACGCACCAACAACCCATTGGAGCGGATCATGAGGGAGATCCGCCGGCGGACAAGGGTAGTGGGGAGCTTTCCCGATGGCGAATCGGCATTGATGCTGGTGGCGGCAAGGCTACGCCACGTGGCGGGCACACGCTGGGGAACCCGCATGTACATGAGCATGCAGCGCTTTAATGAAGTCATCGAAGAGGAGGTGTTAACAACAGCATGA
- a CDS encoding RES family NAD+ phosphorylase has product MVSSSTKMLPHPNPPANFNTIKLPIINQKLVLYRFSKNGRDPLSFCKENLFRFNAPAMEFGISYFSKSIRGAFAERFLWMTGTKWISEEEIKKNHLAVFASTVPLKLVNLTGKGLPLIGADNRLCSGDDYSKSQQWSLSIWQHNEKPDGILYEARHDPSQRSIALYERAKSQLQQQSFKQIDFKELYKILKIYRIKWIPS; this is encoded by the coding sequence TTTAACACGATCAAACTGCCGATAATAAATCAAAAGCTTGTATTATATCGATTTTCTAAAAATGGAAGAGATCCGCTTTCTTTTTGTAAAGAAAACTTGTTTCGGTTCAATGCGCCTGCAATGGAATTTGGAATAAGCTATTTTTCAAAAAGTATTCGTGGAGCCTTTGCTGAGAGATTCTTGTGGATGACTGGTACAAAATGGATATCCGAAGAGGAAATTAAAAAAAATCATCTTGCTGTTTTTGCAAGCACAGTGCCATTGAAACTTGTCAATTTGACCGGCAAAGGTTTGCCGTTGATTGGGGCAGACAATCGGCTATGCAGTGGCGATGATTATTCTAAAAGCCAGCAGTGGTCTTTATCCATTTGGCAGCATAACGAAAAGCCAGATGGAATATTATATGAGGCTCGGCACGATCCTTCGCAAAGATCGATTGCATTATATGAACGGGCGAAATCTCAGTTGCAACAGCAAAGTTTTAAGCAAATTGATTTTAAAGAGCTATATAAAATATTAAAAATTTACAGAATCAAATGGATTCCATCCTAA